The genomic stretch TATTTATCGGATAACCAGACAGTTAACGGCGTATATCCGGTTGCAGAGTGCAGTGACATGCTTTCTTCATTTATTAACAATATCGAATGGTTGACCGTTTATCAGGCCGGAAGTGCGGCCGCTTACCCTGGACATTGTGCCCGCTGTCATTTTGAGTTGTCGGCGTATCGCGATGATCTGTTCTCGCAGGCGGGTATTCCTGTTCCGGCGGAGATTGCCCGCTCGGTGCTGAAACGACGGGCTGAATATCTGGCGGGGCGTTATCTGGCGCAAAACGTCATGTCACGTTTGGGGGTGGAGGGCTATGTACTCACCAGCGCGCCCGATCGTTCGCCGCAGTGGCCTGCGGGGATCGCCGGTTCCCTGAGTCACAACGTTGACAGCGTGCTGTGTGCCGCGCATCGATGTGACCAGGACATGACGTGCGTTGGGCTGGATATTGAAACCCGGATGAGCGGCGAGCGTGCCGATAATCTGTGGCCCGGCATCGCCGATGAGATGGAATACGACTGGCTGCATTCCCACGCTCCCATTCCTTTCGCCAGTATGCTGACGCTGAGTTTCTCGGCCAAAGAGAGCCTGTTTAAAGCGCTGTATCCACAGGTGAAGCGCTACTTCGATTTTCTGGATGTGCGCATGGTCGGGCTGGATACCACGCAGCGAACGTTCACGCTGCAATTGCTGACTGACCTGTCTGCCGATTATCTGCAGGGGCTTTGTTTCTCCGGGTCTTATCAATTGCGGGATAACGATATCACCACCTTTCTGTTTCACTGAGCCGGATGGCACCACCACGACAGGGAACGACCACGATGAACATGACGGGAAATACGATACTGATCACCGGCGGAGGGTCAGGCATCGGGCTGGGGCTGGCGGCGGCGTTTCATCAGCGGGGTAATCAGGTGATTATCGCCGGGCGACACGCGACGACATTGCAGCAGGCAGCGGCGTCTTTTCCCGGTATGGCCTGGCAGGTGCTGGATCAGCGAGATCCTGAGGCTATCAGTGCGTTTGTCGCTCAGTTGCTACAGGATCATCCCACGCTCAATGTGGTAATCAATAACGCGGGGATCCAACGGCGTGAAGACCTGACCGCGGTGGATCCGCAGTCGATCACCGATACGGTATCGACCAACCTGCTTGGGCCGTTGTGGTTAACCGGTGCGTTGATACCTCACTTGCTGCGTCAGCCGCAGGCGGCGGTGCTGAATGTGACATCGGAACTGGCTTTTTTGCCGCAGGCTATTACCCCTACCTATTGCGCCACTAAAGCGGCGTTGCATGCCTACACCGAGGCGTTGCGCTGTCAGCTTCGCCAGACGTCGGTACAGGTCATCGAAATTATCCCTCCCTGGGTGCAAACCGGGTTACAAGGCGAGCAGGGCTATGATCCGCGGGCGATGCCGCTGCCTGATTTTATTGATGAAACGCTGGCGTTACTCTCACAGCAGCCACAAGCCGATGAGGTTGTCGTCGACAGAGCCCGTGCGTTGCGGTTTGCTGAACGTGAAGGGGCATACGCTGAGCGTTTTCGGGCTTTTAATGGTGAGGTTGAAAAAGCGGTTGCTCCGGAAAAATAGGTTGGCCCGCAAACCGGCGTTTAACACTGACATGAGCAATGCGATAGGGATACTGCATAAATGTCGTTGAGTGGTGACATTGTATTAAAACGTAATAGCTATCTGAGGAAACGATGTCGAGAGAGTCGATGAGATTGGCGGAGATAAGACGATGCGAGTGATTGAGACAGGTTNNNNNNNNNNNNNNNNNNNNNNNNNNNNNNNNNNNNNNNNNNNNNNNNNNNNNNNNNNNNNNNNNNNNNNNNNNNNNNNNNNNNNNNNNNNNNNNNNNNNGGCCAGCAAAGGCTACGACGCACATGGTGTTGCTTTTGATGTCACCGATGAACAGGCGATTGAGGCCGCCTTTAGCCAACTGGATGCGCAGGGGATGGATGTGGATATCCTGATCAATAACGCAGGCATCCAGTACCGTAAACCGATGGTAGAACTGGAGCTGGAAAACTGGCAGAAGGTGATCGACACCAACCTGACCAGTGCGTTTCTGGTCTCCCGCGCGGCGGCAAAACGGATGATCGCCCGCAACAGCGGCGGGAAAATCATTAATATTGGTTCGCTCACCAGCCAGGCCGCACGCCCGACCGTTGCCCCGTACACGGCGGCAAAAGGCGGCATCAAAATGCTCACCTGCTCAATGGCGGCAGAATGGGCGCAGTTTAATATCCAGACCAATGCCATTGGGCCGGGCTACATTCTGACGGATATGAACACCGCGCTTATCGAAGACAAACAGTTCGACACCTGGGTGAAAAGCAGCAACCCCTCGCAGCGCTGGGGTCGTCCGGATGAGCTCATCGGTACCGCCGTCTTCTTATCCTCCAAAGCATCGGATTATATCAACGGGCAAATTATTTATGTCGATGGCGGCTGGCTCGCCGTGCTGTAATTAATATCTGCTGCTTTTCGCTGAGCGAAAGGCGGTAATTAAATGGAAATAAATTATGATTCAAAACATACAAAAAAAATTAGCGCCAATCCGCTGGCGGAAATTAATCCCCTTGGCATTTATTACCTATAGTCTTGCTTATCTCGATCGCGCTAATTATGGGTTCGGTGCTGCTTCTGGTATGGCTGAGGATCTCAATATCACACCAGGAGTTTCCTCATTACTAGGCGCACTATTTTTCCTCGGATATTTTTTCTTTCAGGTTCCTGGTGGTATTTACGCAGAAAAAAGAAGTGCTAAGAAACTTATTTTTTGGAGCTTACTCCTTTGGGGGATATTAGC from Dickeya zeae NCPPB 2538 encodes the following:
- a CDS encoding 4'-phosphopantetheinyl transferase family protein; protein product: MLSSFINNIEWLTVYQAGSAAAYPGHCARCHFELSAYRDDLFSQAGIPVPAEIARSVLKRRAEYLAGRYLAQNVMSRLGVEGYVLTSAPDRSPQWPAGIAGSLSHNVDSVLCAAHRCDQDMTCVGLDIETRMSGERADNLWPGIADEMEYDWLHSHAPIPFASMLTLSFSAKESLFKALYPQVKRYFDFLDVRMVGLDTTQRTFTLQLLTDLSADYLQGLCFSGSYQLRDNDITTFLFH
- a CDS encoding SDR family oxidoreductase, coding for MNMTGNTILITGGGSGIGLGLAAAFHQRGNQVIIAGRHATTLQQAAASFPGMAWQVLDQRDPEAISAFVAQLLQDHPTLNVVINNAGIQRREDLTAVDPQSITDTVSTNLLGPLWLTGALIPHLLRQPQAAVLNVTSELAFLPQAITPTYCATKAALHAYTEALRCQLRQTSVQVIEIIPPWVQTGLQGEQGYDPRAMPLPDFIDETLALLSQQPQADEVVVDRARALRFAEREGAYAERFRAFNGEVEKAVAPEK
- a CDS encoding SDR family oxidoreductase, with protein sequence ASKGYDAHGVAFDVTDEQAIEAAFSQLDAQGMDVDILINNAGIQYRKPMVELELENWQKVIDTNLTSAFLVSRAAAKRMIARNSGGKIINIGSLTSQAARPTVAPYTAAKGGIKMLTCSMAAEWAQFNIQTNAIGPGYILTDMNTALIEDKQFDTWVKSSNPSQRWGRPDELIGTAVFLSSKASDYINGQIIYVDGGWLAVL